One Prosthecobacter debontii DNA window includes the following coding sequences:
- a CDS encoding efflux transporter outer membrane subunit, protein MRYLLPLLLTTTAAMAQVGPNYERPATVTPPNFKGVTWREARPAADQPKGNWWSVFKDAKLNELMAEATANNQNLKASIARFDQARAAARLARADLFPVLSVPLTADRQRTSENAISPIPLNGLYYEGPSYNALTDLSWELDLFGKIRRGAEAGRAEAEAAADTVHNVLLGIQADVATNYFKLRSLDQEIRYVKEAVGLRGEAYKIAKARVDAGAGSELEQAQSETEVASAEAEISTLQAQRDQLENAIAILLGTNAASFRIAPTGAPLRSPPAIPTGVPSDLLERRPDVAQAERTLAAATARIGVAKAQFFPSIKLIGRAGFQSTDIDLLMQPESLIWSYGPSISLPLFSGGKNIFNLNKAKATHDEALAGYRQAFLAAVADVETSLSSIRHLAVAAEAQQRASTSAGRASSLAHTRYESGTSPYLDVIEANRTTLATQRATVQVASQRLIATVSLIKALGGGWDPAQPGALPAVIPDPAARTVPESKRGFFTKVKGLFGGKKTVQP, encoded by the coding sequence ATGCGCTACCTTCTTCCCCTCCTCCTCACCACCACAGCCGCCATGGCCCAGGTGGGGCCAAACTACGAGCGCCCCGCCACCGTCACCCCGCCTAACTTTAAAGGCGTCACCTGGCGTGAAGCCCGCCCCGCCGCAGATCAGCCCAAAGGCAACTGGTGGAGTGTCTTTAAGGACGCCAAGCTCAATGAGCTCATGGCCGAGGCCACCGCCAACAACCAGAACCTCAAGGCCTCCATCGCCCGCTTTGATCAGGCCCGTGCCGCCGCTCGTCTCGCTCGTGCCGATCTCTTCCCCGTGCTCAGCGTGCCGCTCACTGCCGACCGCCAGCGCACCTCGGAGAATGCCATCAGCCCCATCCCCCTGAACGGCCTCTACTATGAAGGCCCCTCCTACAATGCCCTCACCGACCTCAGTTGGGAGCTCGACTTGTTTGGGAAAATCCGTCGTGGGGCCGAGGCCGGCCGCGCTGAGGCCGAAGCCGCCGCCGACACCGTGCACAACGTCCTGTTAGGCATCCAGGCCGATGTCGCCACCAACTACTTTAAGCTGCGCTCTCTCGATCAAGAGATCCGCTACGTCAAGGAGGCCGTCGGACTCCGTGGGGAGGCGTACAAGATCGCCAAAGCCCGCGTCGATGCTGGTGCCGGTAGCGAGTTGGAGCAGGCGCAGTCCGAAACCGAAGTCGCCTCCGCCGAAGCGGAAATCTCCACCCTCCAGGCCCAGCGCGACCAATTGGAGAACGCCATCGCCATCCTCCTCGGAACCAATGCCGCCAGCTTCCGCATCGCCCCCACCGGTGCCCCCCTGCGTAGCCCCCCGGCCATCCCCACCGGCGTGCCCAGCGATCTCCTGGAGCGCCGCCCCGATGTCGCCCAGGCCGAGCGCACCCTCGCCGCCGCCACTGCCCGCATCGGCGTCGCCAAAGCCCAGTTCTTCCCCAGCATCAAGCTCATCGGCCGCGCCGGATTCCAGAGCACGGACATCGATCTCCTCATGCAGCCCGAGTCCCTCATCTGGAGCTACGGCCCCAGCATCAGCCTCCCCCTCTTCAGCGGTGGTAAGAACATTTTCAACCTGAACAAAGCCAAGGCCACCCACGACGAAGCCCTCGCCGGCTACCGTCAGGCCTTTCTCGCCGCCGTGGCCGATGTCGAGACCAGCCTCTCCTCCATCCGTCACCTCGCCGTCGCCGCTGAGGCCCAGCAGCGCGCCAGCACCAGTGCAGGCCGCGCCTCCAGCCTCGCCCACACTCGCTACGAGTCCGGCACCAGCCCCTACCTAGACGTCATCGAGGCCAACCGCACCACCCTCGCCACCCAGCGCGCCACAGTTCAAGTCGCCAGCCAGCGTCTCATCGCCACCGTCTCCCTGATCAAGGCCCTCGGCGGTGGATGGGACCCCGCCCAGCCCGGTGCCCTCCCTGCCGTCATCCCCGACCCCGCCGCCCGCACCGTGCCCGAGTCCAAGCGCGGCTTCTTCACCAAGGTCAAGGGCCTCTTCGGCGGGAAAAAGACCGTCCAGCCTTGA
- a CDS encoding efflux RND transporter permease subunit → MNISRFFITRPIFAGVLSLLIFILGGISLFQLPISEYPEVAPPTVIVTATYPGANPKTIAETVASPLEQTINGIENMLYMSSQSTANGVMTLTITFKLGTDVDLAQVQVQNRVSQVLPKLPEEVRRFGVTTVKSSPDLTLVVHLLSPNGRYDELYLRNYATLNVKDELARLPGVGQVQIFGGGDYAMRVWIDPDKAAARSLTSSDIVNAIREQNVQVAAGVIGQQPVKSAVPFELTVNTKGRLITEEEFGNIIVKVGEHGEKLRLKDLARIELGSSEYALRSLLNNKSAVGIPIFQLPGANALALSQGVREKMEELKKKFPQDLDYAIAYDPTVFVDKSIDAVIHTLIEAVLLVVLVVVIFLQTWRASIIPLAAVPVSLVGTFAVMHALGFSINNLSLFGLVLAIGIVVDDAIVVVENVERNIRNGLKPVDATKQAMSEVTGPIVATALVLCAVFIPTAFISGLSGQFYKQFAVTIAISTVISAINSLTLSPALSALLLQDHHAKKDILTRLMEALLGWFFRPFNRFFEWSSNFYVGIVKRIIRFSLIALVFYGGFVWLTVRVFDRVPSGFVPGQDKQYLVGFAQLPDGSSLDRTEDVMRRMSDIVLDHPGVKDAIAFPGLSIHGFSISPNSGIVFVGLEDFEKRTTPELSADAISQELNGKFMAIQDAMVMVLSPPPVNGIGTTGGFKLMVQDRSDQGYDALYKATQDLIGSAYGTGGKLQQVYSGYTVNVPQLEAEVDREKAKVQGVPLANLFETLQINLGSLYVNDMNRFGRTYQVIAQAEPQFRDDVSDITRLKTRNASGAMVPIGSLIKVKETNGPDRVTHYNGYLAADINGAAGMDPATQQALSSGQGEQVMADLAKALPPGFEYQWTDLVYQKIIAGNTAVYIYPLCILLVFMVLAAQYESLRLPLAIILIVPVCLLFALTGVMIVGGDNNIFTQIGFIVLIGLACKNAILIVEFAKEKFEHGLSPLEAALEACRLRLRPILMTSIAFIAGVYPLVVSTGAGSEMRRAMGTAVFAGMIGVTFLGLFLTPVFYVLVMKLGRQKKPTSLHEAAPSPAPALIAEH, encoded by the coding sequence ATGAACATCTCCCGGTTCTTCATCACACGTCCCATCTTTGCCGGTGTTCTTTCTCTCCTGATCTTCATCTTGGGGGGCATTTCACTCTTTCAGTTGCCCATCTCCGAATACCCGGAAGTAGCCCCACCCACCGTAATCGTGACGGCCACCTACCCAGGTGCTAACCCGAAGACGATTGCCGAGACTGTCGCATCTCCCTTGGAGCAAACGATCAACGGTATTGAGAACATGCTCTACATGTCCTCGCAGAGCACGGCCAATGGCGTGATGACCCTCACCATCACCTTCAAGCTGGGCACGGATGTGGACCTCGCCCAGGTGCAGGTGCAAAACCGCGTCTCGCAGGTGCTCCCCAAATTGCCTGAGGAAGTGCGCCGCTTCGGGGTGACCACCGTGAAGTCATCGCCCGACTTGACCTTGGTGGTTCACTTGCTCTCACCTAACGGGAGGTATGACGAGCTCTACCTGCGTAACTACGCGACTCTGAACGTGAAGGACGAACTGGCGCGCCTTCCCGGAGTGGGCCAAGTCCAAATCTTCGGAGGTGGTGATTACGCCATGCGCGTCTGGATCGACCCCGATAAAGCCGCAGCTCGTAGCTTAACCTCCTCCGACATCGTCAATGCCATCCGCGAACAAAACGTGCAGGTGGCCGCCGGGGTGATCGGACAGCAACCCGTGAAGAGTGCGGTGCCTTTCGAACTGACGGTCAATACCAAGGGACGTCTCATCACCGAAGAAGAGTTCGGCAACATCATCGTCAAAGTCGGCGAACATGGTGAAAAGCTGCGCCTCAAGGACTTGGCCCGCATCGAGCTGGGCTCCAGTGAATACGCTCTGCGTAGCTTGCTGAACAACAAGAGTGCCGTAGGTATCCCCATCTTTCAGCTCCCCGGAGCCAACGCCCTCGCGCTCTCTCAAGGGGTGCGTGAGAAGATGGAGGAACTGAAGAAAAAGTTCCCCCAAGATCTTGATTACGCCATCGCCTACGACCCCACCGTTTTCGTGGATAAATCCATCGACGCGGTGATTCACACCCTCATTGAAGCTGTGCTTCTCGTGGTGCTCGTGGTGGTCATCTTCCTTCAGACCTGGCGTGCCTCCATCATTCCTTTGGCCGCCGTGCCTGTCTCCTTGGTCGGTACCTTTGCCGTGATGCATGCGCTCGGGTTCTCCATCAACAACCTGTCCCTCTTCGGCCTCGTGCTCGCCATCGGGATCGTGGTGGATGATGCCATCGTGGTGGTGGAGAACGTCGAGCGTAACATCCGCAATGGTTTGAAACCGGTCGATGCGACGAAGCAGGCCATGAGTGAAGTGACAGGCCCGATCGTGGCCACCGCACTCGTGCTCTGTGCCGTGTTCATTCCCACCGCCTTCATCAGCGGCCTCAGCGGTCAGTTCTACAAACAGTTCGCGGTGACCATCGCCATCTCCACAGTCATCTCTGCGATCAATTCCCTCACCCTCAGTCCGGCTCTCTCCGCCCTGTTGTTGCAGGATCACCATGCGAAGAAAGACATTCTCACTCGCCTGATGGAAGCCCTGCTGGGTTGGTTCTTCCGTCCCTTCAATCGCTTCTTTGAGTGGTCGTCTAACTTCTATGTCGGCATTGTGAAGCGGATCATTCGGTTCAGCCTCATCGCCCTGGTGTTCTATGGCGGCTTCGTTTGGCTCACGGTGCGAGTCTTTGACCGCGTGCCTTCGGGCTTCGTGCCTGGGCAGGATAAACAATACCTGGTTGGCTTTGCCCAGCTTCCCGACGGCTCTTCGCTCGACCGCACGGAAGATGTCATGCGCCGCATGTCAGACATCGTTCTGGACCATCCCGGCGTAAAAGATGCCATCGCCTTCCCGGGCTTGTCCATCCATGGCTTCAGCATTAGCCCGAACAGCGGCATCGTCTTCGTGGGTCTTGAAGACTTCGAGAAGCGCACCACGCCTGAGCTTTCTGCGGACGCCATCTCTCAGGAGCTCAATGGCAAGTTCATGGCCATCCAAGACGCCATGGTCATGGTGCTCTCCCCGCCACCCGTGAACGGCATCGGCACCACCGGGGGCTTCAAGCTCATGGTCCAAGACCGCAGTGACCAAGGCTATGACGCCCTCTACAAAGCTACGCAGGATCTCATTGGCTCGGCCTATGGCACCGGAGGTAAGCTCCAGCAGGTCTATTCCGGCTACACCGTCAACGTGCCCCAGCTCGAAGCCGAAGTGGATCGTGAAAAGGCCAAGGTCCAGGGCGTGCCTTTGGCCAATCTGTTCGAGACGCTTCAGATCAATCTCGGCAGTCTTTATGTGAATGACATGAACCGATTTGGCCGCACCTATCAGGTCATCGCTCAGGCTGAACCGCAGTTCCGGGATGATGTCAGCGACATCACCCGACTGAAGACTCGCAATGCCTCTGGGGCGATGGTACCCATCGGTTCCCTCATCAAGGTGAAGGAAACCAACGGGCCCGACCGCGTGACGCACTACAACGGCTATCTCGCGGCAGACATCAACGGTGCCGCAGGTATGGACCCCGCCACCCAGCAGGCGCTGAGTTCCGGGCAAGGTGAACAGGTTATGGCCGATCTGGCCAAGGCCCTCCCCCCCGGCTTTGAGTATCAGTGGACCGACCTCGTCTATCAGAAGATCATCGCGGGCAACACCGCCGTGTACATCTACCCGCTGTGCATCCTCCTCGTGTTCATGGTGCTGGCCGCTCAGTATGAGAGCCTGCGCCTGCCCCTGGCCATCATCCTGATCGTGCCCGTCTGCCTTCTCTTCGCCCTCACAGGCGTGATGATTGTCGGGGGGGATAACAACATCTTCACTCAGATTGGCTTCATCGTGTTGATCGGCTTGGCCTGTAAAAACGCCATCCTCATCGTCGAGTTCGCCAAGGAGAAGTTCGAGCACGGCCTCTCCCCGCTGGAGGCCGCCCTGGAAGCCTGCCGCCTGCGTCTGCGCCCCATCCTCATGACCTCCATCGCCTTCATCGCCGGGGTGTATCCTCTGGTGGTCTCCACCGGCGCAGGTTCAGAGATGCGCCGCGCCATGGGCACCGCCGTGTTTGCCGGCATGATCGGCGTCACCTTCCTTGGACTCTTCCTCACCCCGGTGTTTTATGTGCTCGTCATGAAACTCGGCCGCCAGAAGAAGCCCACCTCCCTCCACGAGGCCGCCCCTAGCCCAGCCCCAGCCTTGATCGCTGAGCATTGA
- a CDS encoding efflux RND transporter periplasmic adaptor subunit codes for MKPQTLLPLVLLLAACGKHSQVSHGGQMPPAPVTIQPVEQRKLVEWEEFTGRVEPAETVELRPRVAGYITDVKFQAGALVKKGDVLFIIDQRPFQTKLRIATAEVQRAEASTEAAKREYDRVSALLAAKAIAPEQAETRESTYKQSLAALESARASQHSAEIEFEHTEVKAPISGRISRAITTEGNYVTAGSTLLTTIVTVDPVYVYADIDENSLLKLEALKRENKLYTNGKGRVPVELQLSNETGFPHKGHIESFDNRLDASTGSMIIRAEFPNSDGTLTPGLFARIRLPMTSEYPALLVDEKSILTDQANKFVLGVDDKNMSTYKPVVIGPSINGKRIIRSGLNAGDKIIINGQARLPQPGMPVAPVDTPPAKTTASAN; via the coding sequence ATGAAACCCCAAACCCTCCTCCCGCTCGTCTTGCTGCTCGCTGCCTGTGGAAAGCATTCACAGGTAAGCCATGGTGGACAGATGCCACCCGCTCCGGTGACGATACAACCCGTTGAGCAACGGAAGCTTGTCGAGTGGGAGGAGTTCACTGGGCGTGTGGAACCTGCCGAAACCGTGGAGTTGCGTCCTCGCGTCGCCGGCTACATCACCGACGTTAAGTTCCAGGCCGGGGCCTTGGTTAAAAAAGGCGACGTGCTGTTCATCATCGACCAACGCCCCTTCCAGACGAAACTGCGGATCGCCACAGCTGAAGTGCAACGTGCCGAAGCGAGCACCGAGGCGGCTAAACGTGAATACGACCGTGTTTCTGCCCTGCTGGCCGCTAAGGCCATCGCACCCGAACAGGCCGAGACCCGTGAGTCCACGTATAAGCAAAGCCTCGCCGCTCTGGAGTCAGCTCGCGCGAGCCAACACAGTGCCGAGATCGAGTTCGAACATACCGAGGTGAAAGCGCCCATTTCGGGCCGGATCAGCCGCGCCATCACCACGGAAGGCAACTATGTGACCGCTGGCTCTACCCTCCTCACCACCATCGTGACGGTAGATCCCGTATATGTCTATGCGGACATCGATGAGAACAGCCTGCTGAAGCTGGAAGCCTTGAAACGGGAGAACAAACTTTACACCAATGGTAAAGGTCGTGTCCCCGTTGAACTCCAGCTTTCCAATGAAACCGGATTTCCTCATAAGGGTCATATCGAGTCTTTCGATAACCGTCTGGACGCCAGCACGGGCAGCATGATCATCCGCGCTGAATTTCCCAACAGCGATGGCACATTGACCCCGGGTTTGTTTGCTCGCATTCGTCTCCCGATGACTTCGGAATACCCAGCGCTGCTGGTGGATGAAAAAAGCATTCTCACTGATCAGGCCAATAAGTTTGTTCTGGGGGTAGATGACAAGAACATGAGCACTTACAAGCCTGTCGTCATCGGTCCGAGCATCAATGGCAAGCGCATCATTCGCAGCGGTCTGAACGCTGGTGACAAGATCATCATCAACGGCCAAGCCCGTTTACCTCAGCCCGGCATGCCTGTTGCTCCCGTGGATACCCCACCGGCTAAAACAACGGCGTCGGCAAATTGA
- a CDS encoding TetR/AcrR family transcriptional regulator, with translation MGRTSDAKIRLIEAVIELIWTGSYGSTSVDQICERAGVKKGSFYHFFESKTDLALTGIDHSWKEHRRELDQTFSPVVPPLERILNCFRNFRQEQEDLQKKHGRVLGCPIHSLGAEVSTVDDRLRNKLQEILSQFILYYECAIRDASAQGLIKADDPTALARIIFAYSEGLLLHARMWNDLSYLDEFESGAMIILGVSRPNSKAKPAKKKAKAFSAISN, from the coding sequence ATGGGACGCACAAGCGACGCCAAAATACGACTCATCGAAGCAGTCATCGAACTGATTTGGACGGGTAGCTATGGCAGCACCTCCGTAGATCAAATCTGTGAACGCGCTGGCGTGAAGAAAGGCAGTTTTTATCACTTCTTCGAATCTAAAACTGATCTCGCACTGACGGGTATCGATCACAGTTGGAAAGAGCATCGGCGTGAACTGGACCAGACCTTTTCACCCGTGGTGCCTCCCTTGGAGCGCATTTTGAATTGTTTCAGAAACTTCCGCCAGGAGCAGGAGGACCTGCAAAAAAAACATGGCCGCGTGCTTGGCTGCCCCATTCATTCTCTAGGAGCCGAAGTCAGCACCGTGGATGATCGACTGCGTAACAAGTTACAGGAGATCCTCAGCCAGTTCATCCTCTACTATGAATGCGCCATCCGGGATGCCTCCGCGCAGGGACTCATCAAAGCGGATGATCCCACGGCCTTAGCCAGGATCATATTCGCCTATAGCGAGGGGCTTCTACTGCATGCACGCATGTGGAATGACCTGAGTTATTTGGATGAGTTTGAATCAGGAGCCATGATCATCCTGGGTGTATCCCGACCAAATTCAAAAGCGAAGCCTGCCAAAAAGAAGGCGAAAGCCTTTTCTGCGATTTCAAATTAA
- a CDS encoding MFS transporter, whose amino-acid sequence MSAAPASQHHHNHAVRRNFICHCLEGGLYMGGTAFLAPESVLPKMVDTLGGKAWIIAMMPVLLPAASASMGIFIAPIVERLARFKPWVLFFGFLQRLPYLITGLILLCSDKIEGILLPIVVLTPVISGMIGGMTVVAWMEMVTRMVPEKVRAAGWAVRYIIQAIIGVVAGTVIHHVLTHYPNHEAYGWLHLTAFALLSISWVSQLFMHEDEHTRHRHPSSPYGPYLQYLRELPRLLRGQPNLIKLAIARFTGTGYLMVVSFLTIHALKLTERPEADEGRFVTCQAVGVVLGSLLAGWVGYRSGGKVLLQASRIVCLALCLWVSYTGSFSGFMLAYFVLGFGLFLDRVGDLTLAAELCPAERRSTLQAILGFCNVFSLLLATFISGRLYAWTHSFGVVAGAAAVFSVISMLILNWIPEPRMAAVQKNS is encoded by the coding sequence ATGTCGGCCGCCCCCGCCTCCCAGCATCATCACAATCATGCGGTAAGGCGTAATTTCATCTGCCATTGCCTGGAAGGAGGGCTCTATATGGGTGGCACGGCTTTCCTAGCGCCGGAAAGCGTGCTTCCTAAGATGGTGGACACCTTAGGCGGCAAGGCTTGGATCATCGCCATGATGCCCGTGCTTCTCCCTGCGGCGTCTGCCAGCATGGGCATTTTCATCGCTCCTATCGTCGAACGATTGGCGCGGTTTAAGCCGTGGGTTCTGTTTTTTGGCTTTCTCCAGCGCCTTCCCTACCTGATCACAGGCCTTATCTTGCTATGCTCTGATAAGATTGAAGGAATTCTGTTACCCATCGTTGTCCTCACTCCAGTGATCTCAGGGATGATCGGAGGCATGACCGTAGTCGCATGGATGGAAATGGTCACTCGGATGGTGCCTGAAAAAGTCCGGGCAGCAGGCTGGGCTGTTCGTTATATCATTCAGGCGATTATTGGCGTCGTGGCAGGCACCGTCATTCATCATGTGCTGACCCATTATCCCAACCATGAGGCCTATGGATGGCTGCATCTCACGGCATTCGCCCTCCTCTCCATCTCGTGGGTTTCACAACTCTTTATGCATGAGGATGAGCATACTCGACATCGGCATCCCTCATCACCTTATGGTCCTTATCTACAGTACCTTCGAGAGCTACCCCGCCTTTTGCGAGGTCAGCCAAATTTGATCAAGCTCGCGATCGCCCGCTTCACAGGCACGGGCTATCTCATGGTGGTTTCTTTTCTCACCATCCATGCCTTGAAGCTGACAGAACGGCCGGAAGCGGATGAAGGACGTTTTGTGACCTGCCAAGCCGTGGGGGTTGTGCTCGGCAGTCTTCTGGCTGGCTGGGTAGGATACAGAAGCGGAGGCAAGGTTCTACTTCAGGCCTCGCGCATTGTCTGCTTGGCACTCTGCCTCTGGGTATCCTACACCGGATCGTTTTCTGGGTTCATGCTGGCCTACTTTGTCCTGGGTTTTGGCCTATTTCTTGACCGTGTTGGTGACCTCACACTGGCCGCCGAACTCTGTCCGGCTGAACGGCGATCAACCCTTCAAGCCATCTTGGGCTTTTGTAACGTCTTCTCCTTGCTGCTGGCCACGTTTATCAGCGGCAGGCTGTATGCTTGGACTCATTCTTTTGGAGTTGTCGCCGGAGCAGCCGCGGTCTTTTCGGTGATCTCGATGCTCATTTTAAACTGGATTCCAGAACCCCGAATGGCTGCCGTTCAGAAAAATAGTTGA
- a CDS encoding ketosteroid isomerase-related protein translates to MSAVKDTVRLIETYYATFNSGDRDAMLALLTEDVIHDINQGTSEVGRDAFQAFLQRMDRSYREEVTELVVMAHEEGTRAAAEFYILGTYLHTDEGLPPATGQTYRLRVGAFFDIRDGKVARVTNYYNLEDWLRQVGA, encoded by the coding sequence ATGTCCGCTGTAAAAGACACCGTTCGCCTCATTGAGACCTATTACGCCACCTTCAATTCTGGGGATCGCGACGCCATGCTGGCCCTGCTGACGGAAGACGTCATCCATGATATCAATCAGGGCACGAGCGAAGTCGGCAGAGACGCCTTCCAGGCATTCCTTCAGCGGATGGACCGGAGTTATCGCGAAGAAGTGACTGAACTCGTCGTGATGGCACACGAAGAAGGAACTCGTGCGGCAGCCGAGTTTTACATTTTAGGAACTTACCTTCACACCGATGAAGGTTTACCACCAGCGACGGGGCAGACCTATCGCTTACGCGTGGGAGCTTTTTTTGACATTCGAGACGGAAAAGTGGCTCGGGTTACCAACTACTACAATCTGGAAGATTGGCTACGCCAAGTCGGTGCTTGA
- a CDS encoding DUF3817 domain-containing protein gives MPASPLASLLRRLTLVEGVSFLLLLGVAMPLKYFAELPIAVKIVGWAHGLLFVVVCALLLQVMIKAQWPVLRCVLVLISALVPFGPFLLDSRLKAWVNEGK, from the coding sequence ATGCCTGCCTCTCCTCTAGCCTCACTCCTTCGCCGTCTCACCCTTGTGGAAGGTGTGTCGTTTCTCCTTTTGCTGGGAGTGGCGATGCCGCTCAAATACTTCGCTGAGCTGCCGATAGCGGTCAAGATCGTCGGATGGGCTCATGGTCTCTTGTTTGTCGTCGTTTGCGCGTTGCTGTTGCAGGTCATGATCAAGGCGCAATGGCCAGTCCTGCGTTGCGTGCTGGTGCTCATTTCGGCGCTGGTTCCGTTTGGGCCTTTTCTGTTGGATAGCCGACTGAAAGCTTGGGTTAACGAGGGCAAGTGA
- a CDS encoding transcriptional regulator, giving the protein MIDFDQLDKTIHEKSRLSIMTLLASRGEWAFQEMKSELGMSDGNLITHLRTLGTAGYVREQRDESGTRPRTTYHLTSEGRVAFKRYVDVLEAIVKTINPS; this is encoded by the coding sequence ATGATTGATTTCGATCAGCTCGATAAAACGATTCATGAAAAGAGTCGCCTTTCCATCATGACCTTGCTGGCAAGCCGTGGTGAGTGGGCATTTCAAGAGATGAAATCGGAGTTAGGGATGAGTGATGGCAATTTGATCACCCATCTGCGCACCCTCGGGACGGCTGGTTACGTGCGGGAGCAGCGGGATGAGTCGGGCACGCGTCCGCGCACCACCTATCACCTGACCTCAGAAGGCAGGGTCGCATTCAAGCGCTATGTGGATGTGCTTGAGGCCATCGTGAAGACGATCAATCCCAGCTAG
- the ispH gene encoding 4-hydroxy-3-methylbut-2-enyl diphosphate reductase: MTIHLAQHYGMCFGVRDALRATHTAAQLEPLTVLGQLVHNPVVDAQMSRLGVKRGELDDLSSATTQRVVITAHGSAQSQRLRWERAGYQITDTSCPLVRKAHQALAVLVEEGYHPVIVGQRLHAEVKGLLGDWPHASVILTKAEAESLPPHLKLGIISQTTQPLDHVLNLVAMVKRQQPCSEVRFVDTVCHPTKQRQTAVEQLAQVCGLILVIGGRNSNNTRQLVEKASSLGVRARQIETPEELRPEWFSQVTDVGVTAGTSTLDETVRAVLDRLQTFNA; the protein is encoded by the coding sequence ATGACCATCCATCTCGCTCAACATTACGGCATGTGCTTTGGCGTCCGAGACGCGCTACGTGCCACTCACACAGCGGCTCAGTTGGAGCCTCTGACGGTCCTCGGACAACTGGTCCATAATCCCGTTGTCGATGCTCAAATGAGCCGGTTAGGCGTGAAACGGGGGGAACTTGACGATTTGAGCTCAGCCACCACTCAGCGGGTGGTGATCACCGCGCATGGATCTGCGCAAAGCCAACGTCTCCGCTGGGAGCGGGCTGGCTATCAGATCACAGATACGTCCTGCCCATTGGTTAGAAAAGCACATCAAGCCTTAGCGGTGCTGGTGGAAGAGGGATATCATCCCGTGATCGTTGGCCAACGCCTGCATGCGGAAGTAAAAGGTCTGTTAGGGGACTGGCCTCATGCCTCGGTCATATTGACAAAAGCAGAAGCTGAAAGCCTGCCTCCTCATTTAAAGTTAGGCATCATTTCCCAGACGACCCAACCCCTGGATCACGTGCTGAACCTCGTGGCTATGGTCAAGCGTCAACAGCCTTGCTCTGAAGTGCGTTTTGTGGATACGGTGTGTCATCCTACCAAGCAAAGACAAACTGCGGTGGAGCAATTGGCTCAAGTATGCGGGCTCATTCTGGTGATTGGTGGCCGCAATAGTAACAACACGCGTCAGCTTGTGGAGAAGGCAAGCTCTCTTGGGGTTCGGGCCCGCCAGATTGAAACTCCCGAAGAACTCCGGCCGGAGTGGTTTTCCCAGGTGACCGACGTGGGAGTCACCGCTGGCACTTCGACATTGGACGAAACCGTCCGGGCTGTTCTGGACCGCCTCCAGACCTTCAACGCCTGA
- a CDS encoding ferritin-like domain-containing protein has translation MNTSFWIHHYQTNALVHDRIQLEELSCDLPDAIRIPLAESLAIFQLGESGTGSRLRRYAREVAPLENFRGYQRAIDLFVCEEQAHSRLLGRLVRHLNGTLLEKQWTNSVFRRLRFLVNLEFAIQVLLTAELVAEVYYGTLYIKVPDPAVHSACRQILRDEMKHLEFQRQFLAERVASFSPVGRYAWATQFRWIHAITVRVVAWDHRDCLRSLGVTQQAFVKRCHQAHESFQNRLDNLIANLEQRGSERQVEGADEPVRLAFSRTPPKE, from the coding sequence ATGAACACATCGTTCTGGATCCATCACTATCAAACCAACGCTCTCGTCCATGATCGTATCCAATTGGAAGAATTGTCCTGTGATTTGCCTGACGCCATCCGAATCCCTCTGGCGGAGTCTTTAGCCATTTTCCAGCTTGGCGAATCAGGCACAGGTTCGCGTCTTCGACGTTACGCTCGCGAAGTGGCCCCTCTGGAAAATTTCCGCGGTTACCAACGCGCGATCGACCTTTTTGTTTGTGAGGAGCAAGCACACTCGCGTTTGTTGGGCCGGTTAGTCCGTCATCTCAATGGGACGCTTCTTGAAAAGCAGTGGACGAATTCGGTGTTCCGTCGGCTCCGTTTTCTGGTCAATTTGGAATTTGCCATTCAAGTGCTGCTGACGGCGGAACTGGTCGCAGAGGTCTATTATGGCACCCTATACATCAAAGTGCCTGATCCGGCGGTGCATTCGGCCTGCCGTCAGATCCTGCGTGATGAAATGAAGCATTTGGAGTTTCAAAGGCAGTTTCTTGCGGAGAGGGTGGCGTCATTCAGCCCGGTCGGCAGGTATGCTTGGGCGACACAGTTTCGTTGGATTCATGCGATTACCGTCCGTGTGGTGGCGTGGGACCATCGAGATTGTCTTCGGAGTCTCGGTGTCACACAGCAGGCGTTTGTAAAACGTTGTCATCAGGCTCACGAAAGCTTCCAGAACCGTTTGGACAACCTTATCGCGAATCTGGAGCAACGTGGTTCCGAACGGCAAGTCGAGGGGGCAGATGAGCCAGTTCGCTTGGCGTTTTCTCGGACGCCTCCTAAAGAATAA